The candidate division KSB1 bacterium sequence CTTCACGGTTTGCAAATAGGCAAAAATAGCGGCCAAATCTTCCTCCGTCATGCCGGCGTACATCGTCCATGGCATCACGGTGTTGTCGTCTCCTTGGGGCGTTGGAATGTGACTGGCGCTTGAGTCGAGATATTCTTTAAAGCGGCCGATGAAATATTCTTTGTCCCACGCGCCGATGCCGGTGTCTTGCTCCGGCGTGATATTGGCGGAGCGCACGACCTTGCCCCAGGGAAAGCGAAATTCCTGCCCGCCGGCGAAGTCCATGCCCGGCAGCGATTGGCCCTGCGCATCAACCGGCGTGTGGCAGAAGTGGCATCCGGCGACGGTGTTTAAATATTTGCCGTAGGCCAGTGTGTCCGAGGTTGCCGGACGCGGCTGCGGTTCATACGGCTTGGGAATCGTCCGCACGATGAAATTGAGCGGAAAATTGAGCTGCGATCTTTTAACTTCATTTTGAATCGGCGGCAGCGTTCGGAGATAGGCGACAATGGCCTCGGCGTCATCTTGCGACAGCGCGCTGTAAATCGGATACGGCATGAATGGAAAAAGCGCCTGGCCGTCTTTGTTGACCCCGGCCGTGAACGCATGCAAAATCTCGCCGTCGGTCCAATTGCCCAGCGCCGCCGGCGTGATGTTGGGAACATAGAACGTGCCGATGGGTTCGGCAAATTCAGCGCCGCCCTTGCCTTCGGTGCCAGGCTCAAGGGGGCCGGAGTAATAATCGAAATTTCGTGTCGAATGGCAGTCGATGCAGACGGTCACGTGATTCGCCAGATACTTCCCGCGCGCGACTTTTTCCGGCGCCGGTTCGATGGTGAGATTCGGCGCCGGGCCGGCTTTGGGAAAGCTTGACATGAAATAAATCAAGCCGGCGCCCATGAGCACAACCAACGCCAGAACGATTCCTCCCAGAATTTTCAAGAATTTTTTCATAACGATCCTTTCTTTGGGTTAATGAAAAACGTATCAAAGATAATAAAATAGCCGCCCAATTTCAAAGGAAAAATTTGTTGCGGGCAAGAAATCAGCTTGACATTGCAAGCGCATTTTTGTATTCTTTAGCCGCAATTCAGGAAAGGAAACAAACGTGAAATCAACCACCGGCGGCGAAATCATCGCCAGCATGCTGGCCAACGAAGGCGTGGAAAAAGTTTTCGGCATCATCGACGGCACTTATTTCGGCCTGTATTCGAATTTGAAAAAATTCGGCATCGAGCTGATCAGTCCGCGCCACGAAGCCTGCGCTCTGCATATAGCCGGGGCGTACGCGCGTTTGACCGGCAAGCTCGGCGTCGCCATCGCCAGCAACGGCCCGGGCGTCGCGAATGCGTTGTCCGGCGTCGCCGTCGAAAACGGCGAAGGCAATCGGGTTCTGCTCATCACCAGCACGCGCCGGACCGGCATCGGCTATCCCGACCGCGGCGGCACGTATCAATATTTCAATCAGGTCGGCGCGATCAAGCCGATCTCGAAATGGAGCGGCGTTGCAGCTTCCTTTAATCGCCTCCAGGAAATGATGCGCCGCGCCTTTCGCATTTCGTATCACGGGCGGCCCGGCGTCGTGCATGTCGACGTGCCGGAAGATCTCATGAACGGCAAAACCGAGGCGCAGAGTTTCGTGTTGCCGTCGCGGTATCGCCGTCTTGAAGCGATGGCGGCAAGCGAGGCGCAAATTGAGCGCGCCGCTGAAATGCTGGTTGCCGCCAGACTTCCGATGATTCATGCCGGCAGCGGCGTTATTCACTCCGGCGCTTTCGCCGAGCTGCAAACAGTTGCGGAAATTTTGCACGCACCGGTGACGACGAGCTGGGGCGGGCGCAGCGTTTTTCCGGAGACGCATGAGCTGGCGATGCCGATGATTTACATCAAGCTCAACCATCAAGTGCGCAACGCCGCCGATCTCGTGCTCACGCTGGGCTCGCGCCTCGGCGAAACCGATTGGTGGGGCAAGCCGCCGTATTGGGCCTCGCCGGCCGGGCAGAAGATGATTCAAGTGGACATCGACGAGGAGATTTTGGGGCTCAACAAACCCGTTGACCTTGCCGTTCTTTCCGATATCAAAATTTTCCTGGCGAAGCTGCTTGAGAAATTGCCGCCGCTGCAAGACAAAATGCCGCTGGCAGAGCGCCGCAAAGCAGTAAAGAAGTTTCAAGCCGCGCGAGCCAAATTCCGCCGGGAGTTCGATGCGCCTCTCAAAGACAAATCCGCGCCGATGAACCCGGCGCACGTCGCGGCAGTGTGCCGCCGGTTTTTTCCCGACGACGCCGTTTGCGTGATTGACGGCGGCAACACCGCGGTGTGGGCGCATTTTTTCCACGAAGCGCGCGTGCCCAACACCATTTTGCAAACCGCGAAATTCGGCATGTTGGGCGCCGGCGTGGCCCAAGCCCTGGGCGCCGCCGTGGCTTTTCCCGAACGCCAAATTTATTGCATCATCGGCGACGGGGCGATGGGTTTCAATCTCCAGGAAATCGAAACTGCGGTGCGCAACAAGTTGAAAGTGATCTATCTCGTTTGCTGCGACAAACAATGGGGCATGGTGAAAATGAATCAGCAATTTGCCCTGAAGCCGGTCAAAACATTGGTTAAAAAATCTCTCGCTGCCGATGAAACCATCAACGCTGATTTGAGCGAGATTCAATTCGACAAGCTGGCCGCAAGCATGGGCGCGCACGGCGAACGAGTGGCCGATCCCCAAGAGCTGCAACCGGCGCTCGAACGCAGCCGCGCCGCCGGCAAATGCGCCGTCATTCATGTCGATGTCAATCCCGTCAAACACTTATGGGCGCCGGGGTTGATTTATTTTAAAGAGATGCACAAGGAGCCGAAGGGGAAATAATTCGTATGCCAGTTGACCAGCTTCAGCTCAATTTCAATCCCGACAGCATTCGTCTTCTCAACTTCATTCTGGGTCTGGTCATGTTCGGCGTCGCGCTCGATCTCAAATTCGACGACTTCAAGCGCCTGGCGGCTTCGCCGGTTCCGCCGCTCATCGGATTGTTCGCGCAATTCCTTCTGCTGCCGGCGCTTTCTTTTCTCTGGTCGCTGATTTTAAACCCGCTGCCCAGCATCGCGCTCGGCATGATGCTCATCGCGGCTTGTCCGGGCGGCAATGTTTCGAATTTTCTCACTCACCTCGCCGGCGGCAATACCGCGCTCTCGGTGAGCATGACGGCGATTTCCACCGCAGTGGCGCTGGTGATGACGCCGATCAATCTCACCTTTTGGGGAAGGTTGAATGCAAACACCTCGCCGATTTTGCAACATGTCAATCTCGATCCCCGCGAAGTTTTTTATACCATCGTGATCATTTTGGGAATTCCGTTGTTTGCCGGCATGATGATGGCGCATCATGCGCCCAAAATCACGGCGCGTTTGCGCCCGCCGCTCAAAATTTTTTCCATCGCTTTTTTTGTTGTCTTCATTCTCATTGCGTTTGCGATGAATTGGGATAATTTTCTCGCTTATGTTCCCCGAATCTGGTATGCGGTTTTAATTCAAAATGCCCTTGCGCTTTCCGGCGGCTATGCGATCAGCCGCTTGTTTCGCCTTCCCCGGCGTGATGCCCGCGCCATCAGCATCGAGACCGGCATTCAAAACTCGGCGTTGGGTCTTGCGTTGATTTTTCAGTTTTTCGCCGGATTGGGCGGCATGGCCTTGGTCGCGGCCTGGTGGGGAATTTGGCATTTGATTTCCGGGCTGAGCTTGGCGATGGTGTGGTCAAAGCGGCCGGTGTGATACAATGGGAATCAGCAAAAAAGCTTGAAACACACTGCTGTATTTTCTAAATTATTGTATATATCAAGAATGAGTTGGATTCAAAAATATTTACAAAACCATGCAAACAATATACAACTTACCCCTTATTCTGGAGCCTCAGCCCGAAGGTGGTTATACAGTAGCTTGTCCAATTTTGCCAGAACTTATTACGGAGGGCGATTCGATCCAAGAAGCTTTTGCCAATGCTTCAGATGCTTTGCCAGCAATTACCGAAGCCTACGAAGACCTTGAACGCCCCTTGCCGCCAGCTTTGCAACGATTAACAATTGACACACCGATATCAATTGAAACCCTTGTCCCCGTAGGATAAAACAATTAATTTTGATTTTAAAGCCATCCGTTTTGATCACCGGCGCTGCCGGTTATCTCGGTCAAGAAACTTTGCAACAGCTTGCGCAACAACGCGACAAGCTTCGCCGGCTTGTTGCGATGGATGTTCGCGACGTTGCGCCCGAGAAACGGCTTGCCGGAGTTGAATATATTGGGGCCGACATTCGCTCGCCGGAGATGGCGGCGTGGTTCAAAGAATTCAGTGTTGACATCGTGGTTCATTTAGCCGCCATCGTGACTCCCGGCCGCCGAAGCCATCGCGAGCTGGAATATTCGGTGGATGTTTTGGGCACGGAAAATGTTCTCAAGGCCTGCGTCGAAGCCGGTGTCAAAAAAATCATTGTCACCAGTAGCGGCGCGGCCTACGGTTATCATCCCGACAACCCGGCGTGGCTGCAAGAAAATCATCCTTTGCGCGGCAATGAAGAATTTGCCTATTCGTATCACAAGCGCCTGGTTGAAGAAATGCTGGCGCGCTATCGCGAGCAACATCCGGACTTGCAGCAGCTTGTTTTCCGGCCCGGCGTCGTGCTCGGGAAAAATGTGAACAACCAAATCACCGCGCTGTTTGAAAAGAAATTCGTGCTGGGTTTGCGCGGGGCCGAGTCTCCGTTCGTTTTTGTCTGGGATCAGGATGTTGCCGCGTGCCTGGTGAAAGGCGTCTTGGAGAATAAAACCGGCATTTATAATTTGGCCGGCGACGGCGCGCTCAGCATGAGAGAAATCGCGGCGATGCTGAAAAAACCGTATCTGCCGCTGCCGGCGACGCTGGTCAAAAGCGCGTTGTGGCTGTTGCGCCAATTGCGGTTGAGCCAATATGGTCCTGAGCAGGTGAATTTTCTCCGCTACCGCCCGGTGCTGTCGAATCAAAAACTCAAAACCGGGTTCGGATACGTTCCCAGCAAAAACGCCCAAGAAGTCTTTGAATATTATTTGTCGGAAAAAGCGGTGGTGAGAAAATATGACAATCAAAAAAGAAAGTAGAAGCTCAATTTCAAAAGCCAAATCCTCTTTGGAAATTGGAGAGTTTTGGGATACACACGATTTAACCGATTATTGGGATAAAACTCGTCCGGCACAGTTTGAAGTGGACATGCAATCGGAAGCGACTCGAGTTTATTTTTTTCGAAATGTCACGGATAAAACAAAACACCCCGCTGAAGCTGCCAGCCCCGGATAAATCGGCTGCAGTCCCAGCCAATAGGCACCGTTTACACCCGCCAACATCCACAATCCCGACAACGCTGCGCTGAGAAACATCGACAGCAGCGCCCAGGTTTTCGGCATTTTCCATTTCTCCGAAAAACTTGCAGCCAGCGGCACGAGCAGCGCCGGCGTCGCCAGCGAGCCGAGTTGATACCAAATGGCCACAACCGACTGCGACCACAGGGCGATCACAACCGCCGCAGCAAAGGTGACAATCAAGCCCAGCCGTGAAAAAAAAGTGGCGAGTTTCTCCTCGCCGCGCCCGCCGATTTTCCACAGCAAATCCTTGCCAAACGTGATCGCGGAGAGAAAAGCATAGCTGTCAATCGTCGACATGATCGTCGCGAGCAACGACAGAAAGAACAAGCCGCGCGCCAAAGGCGGCAACAGCTTCGCAGCAAGCTGCGGATAGGACTCGACGGGATTTTCCAAATTGGGCAGAATCGCCGCGGCATACAGGCCGGTCGTGGTCGTCATGAAATCAAAGAGCATCCAACACAGCACGGAAATCAGAATGCCGTTGCGCGCGACTTTTTCGTTTTTGGCCGCGTAGCAGCGTTGGTAAAATGTCGGATCGACCAGCGTGCTCATGGCGATGAAATACCACACGAAAATATATTGCGGAGAATTTTCGCCGCGCCAGGTGAGATGCGGCGGCGGGAGGTTGTTCTCGAGAAATTCCCACGTTCCGAATCGGCTCGCCGCAAAAACGAGCATCACGATGAAGCCGGCGTACATGAGAAGAAACTGTAAAATCTCGGTGCGAACAATTGCGGCAAGCCCTCCGCGAAACGCATAAATCATCGAGAGCAGCGCGCCGAGTGTTACGCCGAGCCACAACGGCCAGCCGAACAGCATCCGGCAAAGCACGCCGATCATCAGCACGTAAGGCGCCGGCGTCGACAGGACGAAAATAAAAAGGGCGCCGGCCATGCTGGTGCCGCGGCCGTAAGCCTTTTCGAGTTGATCCGGAATGGTATAAAAAAGCGTTCGCCGCGCGCGCGCCGCGATGAAAAGCGCAAAGACCACGGCGTAAAGATAATATGGCGCGCCAAAGACCAGCCAATTCGACAAACCATACTTGTAACTAAATTCTCCCACGCCGAGAATGCCGCCGTACCAGGTTGAAACCAGCGTGGCGACAAACGCCGGCAGCGAAAGGCGGCGCCCGGCCACAAGATATTCCGCCATCGAGCTGCTGTCGCGCCGCGAACGCATGAAGCCGAGCACAAAAAGGGATAACAGATAAAACGCCAATAAAAAATATTCGGTTGTGCTCAGGATCATGGCAATTTGTTCGATGGTTCAGCTTCTCATTTCACCTCGGCTTGGTAGAAAATAAAATTTTGCCAAAACAATCTCAAGTTGTTTTGATAATTTTTATTGTGTCGTAGCTTCTTAGAATTTTGTGCCTGGAAGGGTGCTGGGACGAAAAATTACTTCGTGAGCAACCGTTTCAAAGCCTCCCGCGCTGCCGGCTCGTCGCGATGAGAAAGCGCACGCACCGCGGCTTTGCGCACGCGCGCATCCGCGTCTTTGTTCAAGACTTCTTCGAGAATCGAAATGGCCTCCGCGCTTTCCGGTCTGGAGAGCATCGTCGCCGCTGCCGCGCGCATCGCCCAATTCTCGTGTTGGCGCGCCAATATTTTAATCTCCGGCAGCGCCGTTTTTTCATCGCGATCCAGCAGCGCCGCCAGGGCTTGCAAATGCACTTGCTCGTCGTCGTTTAAAAATTTCGCATAAGCCTTGCTGTTAAAACTCCACTCGTGCCCGAAGCGCATGCCTTCGCACAACCCAATCTCCGGCATCGGCGGAATAGCCGGAATCGGTGGAATTGGAATCGGCGCCAGCGCGGAATTGGCGGAAGGTCCGGCATGGGAGGAATATCCTGAAAAAGCGCAAATGGCGCGCTTGCAGCAAGATTTTCAGAAGCCTCCTGCATGGTCATGTTGATTTCATCCCAATCGATATTTTCGAGCGCAGCCCGCGCCAGTTCGATCACCGGTTCGACTTCCCACCAAGCGCCTTCGAAGATTGGGTCCACATCAACCAATTCATCAAAAAAATCCCATTCTCCCGTCGCCAGGCGAGCTTGATGTTTCGCCGCTTCAGCGCGTATCCTGGCTTTTTCCGCCGCAATTCGGGCGCGTTCGGCATCAGTTTTTTGTTTTCCAGTTTCCAGTTGTAAAACGCGGGCGCGCTGCAATGGTTTGGCTGCTGCACTGTCGCGAGGCGCCTTGGACTGTGCGATAGCCAAAATCGGCAACGCGGTGATACCAACCGCCGCAAGAACGAGTGCGGCTCGTTTCATGTTGCACCTCTCGGTTTATTCTTTAGTGAAAAGCAGGTTTGCAAAAAATTTGATTATTTCTCTCCGCGCATAATTTTTTTCAAGGCCTCTGCCGCTTTGGGCGAATCAATCTGTGACAAGGCCGCCACCGCGGCTTTGCGCAATTGCAGATTCGGATCCTTCTGCGCGATTTCGAGCAACACCGGCACGGAGGCTTCGTCGTCGCGATTGCCGAGTGAATACAGCGCCGCCTTTCGCAATTCCAATGAGCCGTCACCGCGCAACACCACCATCAACGCCTCGCGAGCGGCGGCTTTCGGTGAGTTGCCGATCGCATAAACCGCGGTCTTTTTCAATTCTTCGTTGGGATTCGTTTTGATCACGTTGACCAACGTGTTGACGGTTTCTTCGTCATCGCTGTTGCCGATGGCGTAGATCAACGCTTTCGCGACTTCGATATCCTGCTCTTGCGCGGCCATTTTGCCGAGAAACGCCGCGGCTTCACGTCCGCCGGCATTGCCGATGGCGTAGGCCGTCGCCTGACGCACGCGGGTGTTCGTGCTTTTGGCAAAAATGTTTTGCAGAGTCTTTAACGCAACTTCGCTCGAAAGGTTGCCAATCGCGTAAACCGCGGCGGTTTGCAGCTCGGGGTCGGTTTGGTCGAGCGCGGTTTTTTCGAGCGCGGCAACCGCGGCGGGCTCACCGGTATTTCCCAGCGCGTACAAGGCGGCTTTGCGCACTTCCCGCACCGTGCTGGCGGATAAAATTTCACTGAGTGCGCGCACCGCCGCGGAGGAGCCGTAATTCCCGATCGCGTTGGTGGCGGCTCTACTCAATTCCTGATCGGCGGAGGTTTTTGCAATCTTCAGCAAAAATTCCAAGCCGCTGTTTTCTTCAGTGTTGCCGATCCTGTAGAGCGCCGTTTTTTTCACCTCCGGACTCGCACCGGATTCGACGATTTTCATCAACGCCTTCACACTCGCGGCGTTACCTTGATTGCCCAGCGCGTGCACGGCATTTTTTTGGACGGCAGGGTCGGGATCGGTGAGCGCCAATTTTTCCAGCGCTGCCGTCGCTTCAGGACTCTCGACGTTGCCCAGCACATAGACGATCTTTCGCCGCAAATTTGCGCTCTTTTCGGTTTGCAGCAAATCGATCAACAGCTTCGTGATTTCCGGATCATCCTCGCTGTGCCGGCTCAGCGCATAAATCGCTTCCAAACGGATGTTTTCGTCATCTTCACTGCGCAACGCTTCAAGCTCGGCTTTGTATTTCGGCTTGCCGGCGCGTGCCAATTGATCTGCCAGCCGAATCATGTTGCTGCGCGCATCATTGACATATTGGCTGCGGGGGAATTTTTCCACGAATTTTTTATACGCCTGCAAAACTTCTTCGGCATTATCGCCGCGTTTTTCGCGACAATAACTCAGCCAGAAGACGGCATCATCCGTGTACTGATTGCTGGGATATTTTTTCACGTAGGCGTCCAACTGCGTGATGGCTTCGCCCCAGCGCTGATCGAGCACCAAATTATACGCGGTTTTATATTCCTGATAAGCAATGTCCTGCACATTGCCTTCAGGCAATTTCATGATCAGCGGCCGGCCAAACCAGGAGGCATCATCGAATATTGCCGCCGCCCTCGCGTGAATGGGCAAAAGGATCAGGCTGAATAAAATGAGCTTGCGCATATCGGCCTCAGAAAGAATATTTTTATCAAAGCTTTTTTTGCAAAATGAAAACAGCGTCGCATCACAATGATTTTCGTTGCGGTTTAATCGGCGCCAAATTCTGCTGCTGCGCTTGTTGCGCCAATTCGATAATATTGATTTTGAGCAAAAGGCCGTTGCGCGCCACGCCCTCGCGAACCAGCTCGATGGCAGACAAATCATGCTCCGCTTCGAGATTGGCGATTTGCAGCAGAATCAGCTCGAGCTGATTGATGAGCTGAAGCATTTGGCGATTGGCAACCGGGTCAAGCTCGCGGTTCAGCGCGCGCGCCTCGGTGAGCAGATGGCGTGAAACCCGGCGTTGATGCGAAAAATCCGGCCGGAATTCGCCGGACAAATCTTCATTCACCATGCCGAGCAGGAGAATTTCGGAACGTTCCAGCCATTGTTCGGCGCGCGTTTGGACAACCGGCATGGCCGGCGCCGATGATTGAACTATTGGTTGATTTTCATTTCGATCTTGCGGCCACCAATAATGCCCGACGAGAACGCCTAAAACCAGCAGCGCCAAAATTCCGGCGGTGCGGCCGAGCGGAATCAGCATCGGCTGCGCCATCCATTTTTCGCGCAGCCAATTCATCGAGCGTCCGAATGCCGGCTCTCGCGCCGGCGCCCGGCGTTCATCTTTTTCCAGGCGCTGTGCCAGCCGATGCCAATAGCCTTCCCAAAAATGCTCGGGCAGTTGCGGCCGGCGCGGCGCGCCCAGGCGGCGCAGCACATTTTCCATTTCAACCAAAAAATTTCTGCACGGGACGCAAGCAGCAAGATGTTCTTGCAGTTTTTCCGCTTCGGCGGCGCTCAACTCGCCGAAGACTTTGGTGGTGAGCCAGGCTTCGTATTTTTTACAGGGGTTGTGATTCATTGCGATACCAAGTCTGCTTTGTAAAAGGCCAAAGCTTCCTGCAGCTTGCGCAGCGCGCGGAACAGTTGGCTTTTGACCGTGCCTTCGGAGATTTTCAAGATTTTGCTGATTTCGGCGAGCGGCAAATCTTCGTCGTGACGCAGGACGAAAATCGTTCGCTGCTGCGGCGAAAGGCGGTCGAGCGCGCCGCGCAGATGTTGGCGGATCATTTCGGCCTCGGTCGCTTTTTCCGGATTTGCCTCATGATCGGAAGCTGCAAGCGGCTTGTGCTTCTCATCATCCTCAAAATTTTCCCGCAACTCCATTTCCGTCAGCGCCTTTTTGCGGCGCCGGTTCAGGCAAAGATTCACCACGATGCGATACATCCACGAGCCAAGCCGGGCCTGGCCGTGAAATTTGCCGATGCCGCGATACACTTTGATGAACGCTTGCTGCGAAATATCCTCGGCGTCCGGCGCGCTGCCCAAAAGATCATAGGCCAAATTGAACAACGCGCGTTTGTGGTTTTCCACCAGCTCACGAAACGCCGAAGTTTCACCTGCTTGTAATCGCCGAATCAGCTCTTTCTCGTCATTCGCCATGCACGACCCGAATTTCGCCCGAATTGAATTATTAACCGGTCGCTTGCTTTTCGAGTGTTGTTTGGAATGCTGAATAATCGAGCGGCCGGTCAATTGAGCCAAACCGAGCTTGCCTACGATCTCAACCTTTCTGATTTTAAGACACGGACAATCAAAAAGAAGTTTACAGCATTCGCTGCTGATTTTCTAAAATCATTGACAACAGTTGGGAATCTGCTTATATTGACAAGAGTTCACAATCAGCCTGTTAACCATTTTCCCAGGGAGGAGAATATGCCATTTATTGTGTTTCTGGTCATCGCGATAATCGCTTTTGGCGCTTATTTTGTTTCGCGCCGCAGCAGCCTGCCCACGAGAAACGCTGCGGGTTTCGCGCCGCTCATCGGCCTTGTCGCTTTGCTGCTGGCAATCGGCTCGTGCTTGACCGTCGTGCCGGCCGGCCACGTTGGTGTCGTTGATTTCTTCGGCACCGTCTCACCCAACACGTTGAAAGCGGGCATAAACCTTGTCAACCCACTGGCTAACGTTATTAAATTTTCAGTGAAAACACAAGAGCTGAAAGAAGTGATGGACGTGCCGTCCAAAGAAGGCTTGACGGTGCAGCTCGAAGTCAGCGTACTTTATCATCTCAATCCGGAACAGGCCGCCGAAGTCTACAAAACGATTGGACCGTATTATGCGCAAATCATTCTTGAACCGCAATTCCGCTCGGTTGCCCGCGGCGTGACCGCCGCCTTCGAGGCCAGGGCACTTTACACTTCCGAGCGCGAATTGCTGGCCAGCCAGATACAAGATCATTTGAGCAAAATCGTAGCGCCGCGCGGCATCACCATCGAGAGCACGCCGCTGCGCCGCGTCGGTTTGCCGTCGCGTTTGTCGGAATCCATCGAAGAAAAATTACGCGCCGACCAGGAAAGCCAGCGCATGGAATTTGTCCTCAACAAAGAACGGCAGGAGGCCGAGCGTAAACGCATCGAGGCGCAAGGCATCGCGGATTTTCAAAGAATCGTTGCCCAGGGTATCAGCGACCAGCTTTTACGCTGGAAAGGGATCGAAGCCACGGAAAAACTAGCCAATTCGTCCAATGCCAAAGTCGTCATCGTCGGCGCCGGCAAGGACGGCTTGCCGCTGATTCTCGGCGGGCAATGAGCACGTTGCAAATGGCAAGTTGCAAAAAGTAAAAACAAATTTGCAACCTGCCATTTGCCCCTTGCTTCTTGACTTTTCGAAACGAACTGCATATATTAAAAAAGACCGTAGGGGTGTCCCGCTAAAACGGGACTGAGAAAATACCCTCGGAACCTGATCTGGATGATACCAGCGTAGGAAACGGTCACGGTTTTAGTGAAACATTTTCTCTCATGCTTCGCCATCTGGTGGCCGCTTCACTACGCGCTTAAAAGTAGTCCAGCGGCCTTTTTATTTTGCGAGGTGAAGTATGAAACACAAAATCAAATTTTCATTTGCTGCCCTGTTGTTGTTCGTTTCGATTTTATCGGCGCAAGAGCAAGCGATCATCACCGGCAGCGCGCGTGATGCCAAGACCGGCGCCGCGCTGGCGGGATGCAACATTGTCGTCGAGGGGACTTCGATGGGAACCACCAGCGATGCGCAAGGCAATTTTAAATTGAGCGGCGTGCCATTTGGTGAAATCAATCTCATCGCTAGCTTTATCGGTTATCAATCGCAAAGGCTTTCGCTGACCGTTAAACAATCGACGTTATCAGTGGATTTTCGCCTGCCGCCTGTTGCGGTCATCGGCCCCGCCGTCACCGTCGTCGCCACCCGCGCTGCGGAAAGAGAGACCCCGATTGCCTTCGCCACGCTATCCAACT is a genomic window containing:
- a CDS encoding zf-HC2 domain-containing protein, which gives rise to MNHNPCKKYEAWLTTKVFGELSAAEAEKLQEHLAACVPCRNFLVEMENVLRRLGAPRRPQLPEHFWEGYWHRLAQRLEKDERRAPAREPAFGRSMNWLREKWMAQPMLIPLGRTAGILALLVLGVLVGHYWWPQDRNENQPIVQSSAPAMPVVQTRAEQWLERSEILLLGMVNEDLSGEFRPDFSHQRRVSRHLLTEARALNRELDPVANRQMLQLINQLELILLQIANLEAEHDLSAIELVREGVARNGLLLKINIIELAQQAQQQNLAPIKPQRKSL
- a CDS encoding RNA polymerase sigma factor; protein product: MANDEKELIRRLQAGETSAFRELVENHKRALFNLAYDLLGSAPDAEDISQQAFIKVYRGIGKFHGQARLGSWMYRIVVNLCLNRRRKKALTEMELRENFEDDEKHKPLAASDHEANPEKATEAEMIRQHLRGALDRLSPQQRTIFVLRHDEDLPLAEISKILKISEGTVKSQLFRALRKLQEALAFYKADLVSQ
- a CDS encoding prohibitin family protein, translating into MPFIVFLVIAIIAFGAYFVSRRSSLPTRNAAGFAPLIGLVALLLAIGSCLTVVPAGHVGVVDFFGTVSPNTLKAGINLVNPLANVIKFSVKTQELKEVMDVPSKEGLTVQLEVSVLYHLNPEQAAEVYKTIGPYYAQIILEPQFRSVARGVTAAFEARALYTSERELLASQIQDHLSKIVAPRGITIESTPLRRVGLPSRLSESIEEKLRADQESQRMEFVLNKERQEAERKRIEAQGIADFQRIVAQGISDQLLRWKGIEATEKLANSSNAKVVIVGAGKDGLPLILGGQ